A single window of Anaerocolumna chitinilytica DNA harbors:
- a CDS encoding DMT family transporter: MLFLYSILSIIAGATVVLGRILNAKLAEKIGTVQATVINYVVGIFFSIIFLVLLNRGLTFTAPSHSIPLWAYFGGILGVAIIMISNYTTPRVPAFYLTLLVFLGQLAVGILIDWLVSKDFSPYKLVGSLFVVAGFTYNLLLDKKKAKTNTEH, from the coding sequence ATGCTGTTTCTTTATTCCATTTTATCAATTATAGCAGGTGCAACCGTAGTACTGGGCAGAATTCTCAACGCAAAGCTTGCAGAAAAAATAGGTACTGTTCAGGCTACTGTTATTAATTATGTTGTTGGGATCTTCTTTTCAATCATATTTCTGGTGCTTTTAAACAGAGGCTTAACATTTACTGCTCCTTCCCATTCTATTCCCTTATGGGCATATTTTGGAGGTATACTTGGAGTTGCCATTATAATGATTTCCAATTATACCACACCTAGGGTTCCAGCTTTTTACCTTACCCTTTTAGTATTCTTAGGCCAGCTGGCTGTCGGCATTCTAATTGATTGGCTCGTATCAAAAGATTTTTCGCCTTATAAACTGGTAGGAAGCCTCTTTGTCGTAGCTGGTTTTACTTATAATCTACTGTTGGATAAAAAGAAAGCAAAAACAAACACAGAACACTAA
- a CDS encoding DMT family transporter, whose protein sequence is MNYIISLIVGAITSIMIFFNGSLSDGYGNPLSTVLIHLSGLIAILIIMLLTHSRMKLPKGLPLYLYSAGFIGIGTVMLTNIAYLKLGVSLSLALGLLGQTIFSLLTDHFGLLGMKTIKVNPKKLFGLGIIGIGICIMAFQ, encoded by the coding sequence ATGAACTATATTATTTCATTGATTGTAGGGGCCATTACTTCTATCATGATTTTCTTTAACGGCAGCTTATCCGACGGCTATGGGAATCCATTATCCACTGTACTTATACACTTATCAGGGTTAATTGCAATTCTGATTATTATGCTCTTAACTCATTCCAGAATGAAGCTGCCTAAAGGTCTCCCTCTTTATTTATACAGTGCCGGTTTTATCGGTATTGGAACCGTTATGCTCACCAATATAGCTTATCTCAAGCTTGGTGTATCCTTATCCCTTGCACTTGGACTTCTTGGACAAACAATTTTTTCTCTACTGACGGACCATTTCGGACTGCTTGGAATGAAAACGATAAAGGTTAATCCCAAGAAATTATTTGGCCTGGGGATTATCGGAATTGGTATCTGTATTATGGCATTTCAATAA
- a CDS encoding cyclic nucleotide-binding domain-containing protein, with product MLKQNDTEKMMDYVRRYKMNNIFTEDMTPYMELLLYKKNEFMVKEGEEIPYLLFLTEGKAKVFTSLSNGKSLLLCFYQGFKVLGDLEAVDSVKAVTNVQAIADTCCIGISYRNVRRFLLEDAKFLRYICSSLGGKLNRCSKNSSINLLYPLENRLASYIYTAGERINTKQEDSKGIKTIICFDENLTEIAELLGTSYRHLHRTLSDLCDRKILIKEGSSYFVTEERTLQELSADLYK from the coding sequence ATGCTAAAGCAGAATGATACGGAAAAAATGATGGATTATGTCAGACGATATAAGATGAATAATATATTTACAGAAGACATGACTCCTTACATGGAATTGCTTCTATATAAAAAGAATGAATTTATGGTTAAAGAAGGAGAGGAAATCCCCTATCTGTTATTTTTAACAGAAGGGAAAGCAAAGGTTTTCACCTCTTTGAGTAATGGAAAATCTCTTCTTCTGTGTTTCTATCAGGGATTTAAGGTGCTGGGGGATCTGGAAGCAGTAGATTCTGTAAAAGCAGTTACCAATGTACAGGCAATAGCAGATACTTGTTGTATTGGAATATCTTATCGTAACGTAAGAAGGTTTCTGCTAGAAGATGCCAAGTTCCTGCGCTACATTTGCTCCTCATTGGGAGGTAAGTTAAATCGCTGTTCAAAGAACAGTTCCATTAATCTGCTTTATCCTTTGGAGAACCGGTTAGCAAGCTACATTTATACAGCAGGGGAGAGAATTAACACGAAGCAAGAGGATAGTAAAGGGATAAAAACAATTATCTGCTTTGATGAGAATCTAACGGAGATTGCTGAACTTCTTGGCACAAGCTACAGACATCTTCATAGAACTCTTTCAGACCTATGCGATAGAAAAATTTTAATAAAAGAAGGCAGCTCTTATTTTGTCACAGAAGAAAGGACTTTACAAGAGCTGTCAGCAGATTTATATAAGTGA
- a CDS encoding GNAT family N-acetyltransferase, whose amino-acid sequence MIKIEKEKRHTIAALYKGWDETLIWSCLQGFMGQAFADREENPSSAQIIIGDFCFFSGIPNIELAENIPSDFHSDTMLMIPGSEAWSELIAKVYPLNHEKLLRYAIKKEPDVFRREKLQNFTDSIPSDYQLKLIDESLFHLAKTESWSKDFCSLFSTYQEYETHGLGVMALHKGIPVSGASSYTYYDKGIEIEIDTRNDYRRKGLALACGAKLILECLDRGLYPSWDAVDLRSVALSEKLGYHMDKEYVTFAITLR is encoded by the coding sequence ATGATAAAAATTGAAAAAGAAAAAAGGCATACTATTGCAGCTCTCTATAAAGGTTGGGATGAAACACTTATCTGGTCCTGTCTCCAGGGGTTTATGGGACAGGCTTTTGCCGACCGAGAAGAGAATCCATCCTCTGCCCAAATCATTATAGGGGATTTCTGCTTTTTCTCAGGGATACCTAATATAGAATTAGCAGAAAATATACCTTCCGATTTCCATTCTGATACAATGTTAATGATACCTGGTTCTGAGGCCTGGTCAGAGTTAATTGCAAAGGTTTATCCATTAAATCATGAAAAATTACTGCGATACGCAATAAAAAAAGAGCCCGATGTCTTCAGGCGAGAAAAATTACAGAACTTTACTGATAGTATCCCCTCAGATTACCAGTTAAAATTAATAGATGAATCCTTGTTTCACCTGGCAAAAACAGAAAGCTGGTCCAAAGATTTCTGCTCACTATTTTCTACATACCAGGAATATGAAACCCATGGGCTGGGTGTTATGGCATTACATAAAGGAATCCCTGTATCAGGTGCCTCCTCTTATACCTATTACGACAAAGGAATTGAAATTGAAATAGACACAAGAAATGATTATCGAAGAAAAGGATTAGCATTAGCCTGTGGTGCCAAACTAATATTGGAATGTCTGGACCGAGGTCTCTATCCAAGTTGGGATGCTGTAGATTTACGCTCTGTCGCCTTATCAGAAAAGTTAGGTTACCATATGGATAAAGAATATGTAACGTTTGCAATCACCTTAAGATAA
- a CDS encoding ABC transporter ATP-binding protein: MDIVLKTVQVEKVYGKGELAMKALKPTDIEIEKGVFHAIIGKSGSGKSTLLHILGGLDKPTDGKVYLEEQSMFDLKERDLALLRRRRIGFVFQSFNLLSEHTVLENILMPVHLDKQKEDRLYLDKILRTLDITNKLPYYPDELSGGERQRVAIARALATKPAILLADEPTGNLDENTGKEVIRLLKQSAQEFGQTTILVTHDMEIAANAERVITISNGEVI; this comes from the coding sequence ATGGATATTGTATTAAAAACCGTGCAGGTGGAAAAAGTTTATGGAAAAGGTGAGCTTGCGATGAAAGCTTTAAAGCCTACGGATATTGAGATAGAAAAGGGAGTGTTCCACGCCATTATCGGGAAGAGCGGTTCGGGTAAGAGCACACTGCTGCATATACTGGGAGGTCTTGATAAACCCACAGATGGTAAAGTCTATCTGGAGGAGCAGAGCATGTTTGACTTAAAGGAAAGGGATCTTGCATTGCTCCGCCGCAGAAGAATAGGTTTTGTTTTTCAGTCATTTAATCTTCTGTCAGAGCATACTGTCCTTGAAAATATACTGATGCCAGTCCATTTGGATAAGCAGAAAGAAGACAGGCTTTATCTGGATAAAATACTTCGGACACTTGACATTACGAATAAGCTTCCTTATTATCCGGATGAATTGTCAGGAGGAGAACGGCAAAGAGTTGCAATTGCAAGAGCCTTGGCTACAAAGCCAGCCATTCTTTTAGCAGATGAACCTACGGGGAATCTGGATGAAAATACCGGTAAAGAGGTAATCAGACTGTTAAAGCAGTCAGCGCAGGAATTCGGACAAACTACTATATTGGTAACCCATGACATGGAAATCGCAGCCAATGCAGAGCGAGTAATAACTATTAGTAATGGAGAAGTGATATGA
- a CDS encoding ABC transporter permease: MNLREIARSGMKGRKKDALLLKMVVSLSFAFIAAALIFQTSMQETKTAQREKLYGSWQGAYLDGNDESYQKLDREKEIKELTGTYILGNTDSVGFVGTLPKALQDMSGFTLYQGRFPKKDNEILVELNQLSNAGLELKIGQKVKISLINVTEENSAKIAPLEQEYYQSYIKGGNLEKYGYHENPSADFDDIHAVVSTEYLYVFKKGSASDAATIKKKGLLVHQEIMLQKEFTICGILNTYSDKWDLGGHTVPNAFVTEEAGAAIKNAFYNNGYADVEKYQMPLDIFFRLRSLNSKAFHKLAAEYPDKADETESSEDGTNNLLFNLKKNLSDAEKEKISKYYGNPKQEASQEDTGLIKGSIIQGGDSTASFRKNSFSYPESGNSTEFLLTASILGIIFITTICAVFQIFLTQLRRRSRKLVLLKSIGATRGQLFGILFWEAVYLWRTGLLFGALGGSALSSAILYLLKLTGKESLVIAIPLKLLLLGIVIGSISLFLGILIPAIYAVNIPLTGTMEQKQKHTKDVSSKRNRKFNPKAAVHYVTQDFYHITIRYLKNSRGKNLLSFAISLFIISILTASLYLSYYAFSRYQESVVDMGRPDYTLKAIYGENKKRIPEINSELKKINGVKSVSCYKYGKNLLFWYDGIKKDTLLNTFDELLPDKLKSEHFAKYVSDTANQPEYITDAFYSYYYGLNPDTEEAKTIFSAITEGSINTEQFKKAEEVILLVPLYKQQVSEKKVIAGYDKIKAAVGLDKRFHWLLGEDKAYETSLDSRYKNIYDSYNTLKPGDTLYLSADKEKITESGKIPGFNTTSVKVGGIIHYFPEKGIWPFSNLTSCYTVIGSIDGMEKLYPNSKLGLFQVSINQMAEMVKILYPSSYGETLWNIKAEDKENPEVLDARLLTFANQYGFTLYNYKESSERILGEALNNILVIALLGLISTTIAFIAFYNTSISRMEQEKNRIGILQSIGVNKKQFAVQYMLQGALQGIAAVIAANAALFLLLFITTVFSSTIGNSGLGQLLREVAAIRLWKYPWGLHIGVDVIFIAIITVLQMIPAMRIARQYPVENIRSLGRG; the protein is encoded by the coding sequence ATGAATTTAAGAGAGATTGCAAGGAGCGGGATGAAGGGAAGGAAAAAGGATGCGCTGTTGTTAAAAATGGTCGTATCATTATCCTTTGCATTTATTGCAGCAGCATTAATCTTCCAAACAAGTATGCAGGAAACAAAAACTGCCCAGCGAGAAAAGCTTTATGGTAGCTGGCAGGGTGCATACTTAGATGGAAACGATGAGAGCTATCAGAAACTTGACCGTGAAAAAGAGATAAAGGAATTAACCGGTACTTACATATTAGGAAACACAGATAGTGTTGGATTTGTGGGAACACTACCAAAGGCTCTGCAGGATATGAGTGGCTTTACCTTATATCAAGGACGATTTCCCAAAAAGGATAATGAGATTCTGGTTGAATTGAATCAGCTTAGTAATGCAGGCTTAGAGCTTAAAATCGGACAGAAGGTTAAGATTTCTCTGATAAATGTAACAGAAGAAAACAGTGCCAAGATAGCACCACTGGAGCAGGAGTATTACCAATCTTATATAAAGGGAGGAAATCTCGAAAAATATGGATATCATGAGAATCCAAGTGCGGATTTTGATGATATCCATGCAGTAGTTTCGACAGAGTATCTATATGTATTTAAAAAAGGCAGTGCATCAGATGCAGCTACAATAAAGAAAAAGGGACTTCTGGTTCATCAGGAAATTATGCTTCAAAAGGAATTTACGATATGCGGAATTTTAAATACCTATTCGGATAAATGGGATTTAGGCGGGCATACAGTACCGAATGCTTTTGTAACAGAAGAAGCAGGAGCAGCTATTAAGAATGCATTTTATAATAACGGTTATGCGGATGTAGAAAAATATCAGATGCCCCTGGATATTTTCTTCCGTCTGCGTTCGTTAAATAGTAAGGCTTTTCATAAGCTGGCAGCAGAATATCCGGATAAGGCGGATGAAACAGAATCTTCAGAAGATGGTACGAATAACTTGCTCTTTAATCTAAAAAAGAACCTAAGTGATGCCGAGAAGGAGAAAATTTCAAAATACTATGGAAATCCCAAACAAGAAGCTTCCCAGGAGGACACCGGATTAATAAAGGGCAGTATCATTCAAGGAGGAGATTCAACGGCAAGTTTTAGAAAGAACAGCTTTTCCTATCCGGAGTCAGGGAATTCGACAGAGTTTCTACTTACTGCATCTATACTGGGCATTATTTTTATAACAACAATCTGCGCGGTATTTCAAATATTTTTAACCCAATTGCGTAGAAGAAGCAGAAAGCTGGTTTTACTAAAATCAATTGGGGCAACCAGAGGACAGTTATTTGGAATACTCTTTTGGGAAGCGGTTTATCTGTGGAGAACAGGACTGCTTTTTGGAGCTCTTGGCGGAAGTGCACTTTCCTCAGCTATTTTGTACCTATTAAAATTAACCGGAAAGGAAAGCTTAGTAATAGCTATTCCTCTAAAGCTGCTGCTGTTGGGTATTGTAATCGGAAGTATTTCATTATTCCTTGGAATACTAATACCAGCAATATATGCGGTTAATATTCCTTTAACAGGGACTATGGAACAAAAACAAAAGCATACAAAAGATGTTTCCAGCAAAAGAAATAGAAAGTTTAATCCCAAGGCTGCAGTACATTATGTTACACAGGACTTTTATCATATCACTATACGTTATCTGAAGAATAGCAGAGGAAAAAATCTGTTATCCTTTGCAATTTCCCTATTTATTATAAGCATTCTGACAGCTTCTTTATATCTTTCCTATTACGCTTTTAGCAGATATCAAGAATCAGTTGTGGACATGGGAAGACCGGATTATACACTAAAAGCCATATATGGAGAAAATAAAAAGAGGATACCGGAGATAAATTCAGAACTGAAAAAAATTAACGGGGTTAAGAGTGTTTCATGCTACAAATATGGTAAAAACCTATTATTTTGGTATGATGGAATTAAAAAAGACACGTTATTGAATACCTTTGATGAATTACTGCCGGATAAATTAAAGAGCGAACATTTTGCAAAATATGTTTCTGATACAGCAAATCAGCCGGAGTATATTACGGATGCTTTTTATTCCTACTATTATGGTTTGAATCCGGACACAGAGGAAGCAAAAACTATCTTTTCAGCTATTACAGAGGGCAGCATAAATACAGAACAATTTAAGAAGGCTGAAGAAGTAATTCTTCTGGTACCATTATATAAACAGCAAGTTTCAGAAAAAAAAGTAATAGCAGGATATGATAAGATAAAAGCAGCTGTTGGGCTTGATAAGCGTTTTCACTGGCTGCTTGGGGAAGATAAAGCCTATGAAACTTCTTTGGACAGCAGGTATAAGAATATCTATGACAGTTATAACACCTTAAAACCGGGAGATACGCTCTATCTATCAGCTGATAAGGAGAAAATCACAGAAAGCGGTAAAATTCCGGGCTTTAACACAACATCAGTTAAAGTGGGTGGAATAATACATTATTTCCCTGAAAAGGGAATATGGCCTTTTTCAAACCTGACCTCTTGTTATACAGTAATTGGCTCTATCGATGGTATGGAGAAACTTTATCCTAATTCAAAGCTCGGTCTGTTTCAGGTGAGTATTAATCAGATGGCAGAAATGGTGAAGATACTCTACCCCTCCAGCTATGGAGAAACACTTTGGAATATTAAAGCAGAGGATAAGGAGAATCCTGAGGTATTAGATGCAAGACTGCTTACTTTTGCTAATCAGTATGGTTTTACATTATATAATTATAAAGAAAGCAGTGAAAGAATATTAGGAGAAGCATTGAATAATATTTTAGTAATAGCTTTGTTGGGATTAATCTCTACTACCATAGCTTTTATTGCCTTTTATAATACATCTATTTCCAGGATGGAACAGGAAAAAAATCGAATTGGTATCTTACAATCTATTGGAGTTAACAAAAAACAGTTTGCCGTTCAGTATATGCTGCAAGGAGCATTACAGGGAATAGCTGCCGTAATTGCAGCAAATGCAGCTTTATTCTTACTGTTATTTATAACTACAGTGTTTTCATCGACTATTGGAAACAGCGGGTTAGGACAATTATTACGAGAGGTTGCAGCAATTAGGCTATGGAAGTATCCATGGGGGCTTCATATAGGTGTAGATGTAATATTTATTGCAATCATAACAGTATTACAGATGATACCCGCTATGAGAATAGCAAGACAGTATCCGGTGGAGAATATCAGGAGTCTTGGAAGAGGTTAA
- a CDS encoding VOC family protein gives MIQSIIHIALVVRDYDEAIDFYTKKLNFTLVEDTYQPEQDKRWVVVSPPGSTGCTLLLAKASKPEQIPYIGNQAGGRIYLFLGTDDFWRDYKEMLSKGIEFVREPKAQSYGTVAVFKDLYGNLWDLVQFAEGHPMYPRVK, from the coding sequence ATGATACAGTCAATTATACATATCGCACTGGTAGTGAGGGATTATGATGAGGCAATTGATTTTTATACTAAAAAATTAAATTTTACATTAGTGGAAGACACCTATCAGCCGGAGCAGGATAAAAGATGGGTGGTTGTATCTCCTCCGGGTTCTACCGGCTGTACTTTATTGCTGGCTAAGGCATCGAAACCAGAGCAGATTCCTTATATAGGGAATCAGGCGGGAGGAAGAATCTATCTTTTTCTTGGTACCGATGATTTCTGGAGAGATTACAAGGAAATGCTGTCAAAAGGCATTGAGTTTGTGAGGGAACCTAAAGCACAGTCCTATGGTACTGTTGCTGTATTTAAAGATTTGTACGGTAATCTTTGGGATTTGGTGCAATTTGCAGAAGGACATCCAATGTATCCTAGGGTGAAATAG
- a CDS encoding retropepsin-like aspartic protease, which produces MSIEIRGVSLKVETLDSLYLIPVDYNNITIPLIFDTGASITAITKTTALSLMAKETERTITGGGNAGKINNTNIAVIPEISLGNVIIHNQEVAVVEDEVLNFDFGEEFGKVQLNGFLGWDIIQKYRWIYDNAKGELALESPYSNSLIKNMAEWDNMPIISVMYEGKEKLFGIDTGNTESVLGEKFYYKLEDSTEINDSFAGIDGTSVEKVRVMDKLVLQIANCNVTLKNIIACKRSLFPTKNNDVCGLLGADILKGKSWMIDYKNRSIEIW; this is translated from the coding sequence ATGAGTATAGAAATTAGGGGAGTATCTCTGAAGGTAGAAACTCTTGATTCGTTATACCTTATACCGGTTGATTATAATAATATAACCATACCGCTAATTTTTGACACTGGTGCCTCAATTACAGCCATAACAAAAACAACTGCACTTAGTTTAATGGCAAAAGAAACAGAACGGACCATTACCGGAGGCGGAAATGCAGGTAAAATCAATAATACCAATATTGCAGTAATACCGGAGATATCTTTGGGAAATGTAATAATTCATAATCAAGAAGTGGCTGTAGTTGAAGATGAAGTCTTAAATTTTGATTTTGGTGAGGAATTCGGAAAAGTTCAATTAAATGGATTTTTAGGGTGGGATATCATACAAAAATACAGATGGATTTATGATAATGCCAAAGGAGAGCTGGCTTTAGAATCTCCATATTCAAATAGTTTAATTAAGAATATGGCAGAATGGGACAACATGCCAATAATAAGTGTAATGTATGAAGGAAAAGAGAAATTATTTGGCATTGACACCGGAAATACGGAGTCCGTTCTTGGAGAGAAATTTTATTATAAATTGGAGGATTCAACTGAGATTAATGATAGCTTTGCAGGAATCGATGGAACATCCGTTGAAAAGGTAAGGGTTATGGACAAACTGGTTTTACAGATAGCAAATTGTAATGTGACACTAAAAAATATTATTGCCTGTAAACGTTCATTGTTTCCTACTAAAAATAATGATGTATGTGGACTGCTTGGAGCAGATATTCTAAAAGGTAAAAGCTGGATGATTGATTATAAGAATAGATCAATCGAAATCTGGTAA
- the hcp gene encoding hydroxylamine reductase, whose amino-acid sequence MENAMFCYQCEQTFGGKGCTKSGVCGKTPEIANLQDLLIYQLKGISCYARPLIEQGKKIDKEVVKFVENSLFTTLTNVNFDAEAHVRLLKESAQIKQAMKEQAPEGIYPDAATYQLSETKEDMLKDSDKAGIMYNKDLDEDIRSLRSTILYGLKGISAYGHQARFIGFQDDQIDHMYFLGLEATTNDKLTLEEMIRMTMRVGESSVQVIKLLDDANTSRFQNPTAHKVNVKVKKGPFIIVSGHDLHDLEMLLEQTKGKGINIYTHGEMLPSHGYPELKKYKHLVGNFGSAWQNQQKEFDEIPGCILMTTNCLMKPRDSYKDRIYSTSVVGWDGIKHIDVKEDGTKDFSEIIKKALELGGFDKDEDKEEILVGFGHHETLSHAGEIVKAVKDGTIRHFFLIGGCDGARPGRSYYTDYAQLVPKDCVILTLACGKYRFNKLDFGTVAGLPRLLDVGQCNDAYSAIRIATALADAFDTDVNSLPLSIVLSWYEQKAVADLLALLSLGIKGMYLGPSLPAFLSPNVFQYLVDTFNIRAISTPEDDLKASLNQAVL is encoded by the coding sequence ATGGAGAATGCAATGTTTTGTTATCAGTGCGAGCAGACTTTTGGAGGTAAAGGTTGTACTAAAAGCGGTGTTTGCGGAAAAACACCGGAGATAGCAAATCTTCAGGATTTGCTGATTTATCAATTGAAAGGAATATCCTGTTATGCAAGACCATTAATTGAACAGGGAAAGAAAATAGATAAAGAAGTAGTAAAGTTTGTTGAGAACAGTTTATTTACTACCTTAACAAATGTGAACTTTGATGCGGAAGCTCATGTAAGACTATTAAAGGAATCTGCGCAGATAAAGCAGGCTATGAAAGAACAGGCACCGGAAGGAATATATCCGGATGCTGCTACTTATCAGTTAAGTGAAACCAAGGAAGATATGTTAAAAGATTCCGATAAAGCCGGTATTATGTATAATAAGGATTTAGACGAGGATATTCGTTCCCTGCGCTCAACGATTCTATATGGCTTGAAGGGAATCAGTGCTTATGGCCATCAGGCGAGATTTATCGGATTTCAAGATGACCAAATTGATCATATGTATTTCCTAGGGTTAGAAGCAACAACGAATGATAAATTAACACTGGAAGAGATGATTCGTATGACTATGCGGGTTGGTGAAAGCAGTGTTCAGGTAATTAAACTGTTAGACGATGCAAATACAAGCAGATTTCAGAATCCCACTGCTCATAAGGTAAATGTTAAAGTAAAAAAGGGACCCTTTATTATAGTATCAGGCCATGATCTTCATGATCTGGAAATGTTGCTGGAACAGACAAAAGGAAAAGGTATCAATATTTATACCCATGGGGAGATGTTACCTTCCCACGGCTATCCTGAACTTAAAAAATACAAGCATCTGGTTGGGAATTTTGGATCGGCCTGGCAGAATCAGCAGAAAGAATTCGATGAAATACCTGGCTGTATTTTAATGACAACTAACTGCCTTATGAAGCCAAGAGATTCGTATAAGGACAGAATTTACTCTACAAGCGTAGTTGGTTGGGATGGCATCAAACATATTGATGTAAAAGAAGATGGCACAAAGGATTTTTCGGAAATAATAAAAAAAGCTTTGGAACTTGGCGGTTTTGATAAGGATGAGGATAAGGAAGAAATCTTAGTGGGATTTGGGCATCATGAAACGCTGTCTCATGCAGGTGAAATCGTCAAAGCTGTTAAAGATGGTACAATCAGGCATTTCTTCTTAATCGGTGGCTGTGACGGCGCAAGACCAGGTAGAAGCTATTACACGGATTATGCACAGTTAGTACCGAAGGATTGTGTTATCTTGACTCTTGCCTGTGGTAAGTATCGTTTTAATAAGTTGGATTTTGGAACGGTAGCAGGTCTTCCAAGACTGTTAGATGTGGGTCAATGTAATGATGCTTATTCTGCAATCCGTATTGCTACAGCACTGGCTGACGCCTTTGACACGGATGTAAATTCTCTGCCACTTTCCATTGTATTATCCTGGTATGAACAAAAGGCAGTTGCAGATTTATTAGCATTATTGTCACTTGGTATAAAAGGGATGTATCTGGGGCCAAGTTTACCTGCTTTTCTGTCACCAAATGTCTTTCAATATCTGGTAGATACCTTTAATATCAGGGCAATCAGTACACCGGAAGATGATTTAAAAGCCTCCTTAAATCAAGCGGTATTATAG
- a CDS encoding CPBP family glutamic-type intramembrane protease, which produces MSGFFFGIGHAVLPSVMTNADVFQLLLAMVSEVGGGVLIGWYFIVLQERSKTIWIPVLIHAILDYTVGIIGVVVAAVTLIYFLDKTKP; this is translated from the coding sequence ATCAGTGGATTCTTTTTTGGCATCGGGCATGCAGTATTGCCTTCTGTAATGACAAACGCTGATGTTTTTCAGTTGCTTTTAGCGATGGTAAGTGAAGTAGGCGGTGGAGTTTTAATCGGATGGTATTTTATCGTGTTACAGGAGAGAAGTAAGACTATATGGATTCCTGTACTTATACATGCAATTCTGGATTACACGGTAGGAATTATTGGAGTAGTGGTGGCGGCAGTAACGCTGATTTATTTTCTGGATAAAACAAAACCGTAG
- a CDS encoding NUDIX domain-containing protein, giving the protein MTTIILRNMTTIYISHNNKMLLLYRIGSRVVEPSWCGIGGHFEEGELNNPKACVLRELFEETGICEKDLGKVELRYITLRLKNNEIRQNYYYFTELINDSIDISECKEGVLEWVDRDQILEKDMPFTAKECLKHYLNNGNDTEMIYAGTATDDGVDFVELKDF; this is encoded by the coding sequence ATGACAACAATCATACTTAGAAACATGACAACAATATATATTAGCCATAATAATAAAATGCTGCTTCTCTACCGTATAGGATCAAGAGTAGTTGAACCTTCCTGGTGCGGTATCGGAGGTCATTTTGAAGAAGGAGAGTTAAATAACCCCAAAGCATGTGTATTAAGAGAGTTATTCGAAGAAACAGGTATATGTGAAAAAGATCTTGGAAAAGTGGAGTTAAGATATATAACACTCAGGCTTAAGAACAATGAAATTCGTCAGAATTACTACTACTTCACTGAATTAATCAATGATAGCATTGACATTAGTGAATGCAAGGAAGGGGTTCTGGAATGGGTGGATAGAGATCAAATCTTAGAAAAGGACATGCCTTTTACAGCGAAGGAGTGTTTGAAACATTATCTGAATAATGGTAATGATACAGAAATGATATATGCAGGAACTGCAACTGATGACGGAGTAGATTTTGTTGAATTAAAAGATTTTTAA
- a CDS encoding histidine phosphatase family protein — protein MALFYLVRHGQADYTPCEERGYIGHGKDLAPLSEQGVREAEETAKDIRLMGADIIVASPYTRALQTAAIISRQTGIKLTVEMDFHEWMPDITFQFKTFEEVVKLNEDFNTFKGIYPVGIPGGEEQKRWESLTALRQRVKKAADKYAHYDRVIVVCHGMVIRTLVYAGPIKNGEIIECKYEAGQPDCEFSFA, from the coding sequence ATGGCACTGTTTTATTTAGTCAGACATGGACAGGCGGATTATACACCATGTGAGGAGAGAGGGTATATCGGACACGGAAAAGACCTTGCCCCTTTATCTGAACAGGGCGTAAGAGAGGCTGAAGAAACGGCAAAGGATATACGACTTATGGGAGCGGATATCATTGTAGCTTCTCCATATACCAGAGCTTTACAGACAGCAGCTATTATTTCCAGGCAAACAGGGATAAAACTTACTGTTGAAATGGACTTTCATGAATGGATGCCTGATATTACCTTTCAATTTAAGACGTTTGAAGAAGTGGTTAAATTAAATGAGGATTTTAATACATTTAAAGGTATCTATCCAGTGGGAATACCCGGTGGAGAAGAACAAAAGAGATGGGAGAGTCTTACTGCTTTACGCCAGAGAGTGAAAAAGGCAGCGGATAAGTATGCTCACTATGATCGTGTTATTGTGGTCTGTCACGGAATGGTTATAAGAACGCTGGTATATGCAGGGCCTATAAAGAATGGTGAGATT